One segment of Eulemur rufifrons isolate Redbay chromosome 4, OSU_ERuf_1, whole genome shotgun sequence DNA contains the following:
- the PRSS38 gene encoding serine protease 38: MATPPSAGGRCPAFALGLLLLLLLMGTPTGVAAAVRGHPKSQGISLSNNRACGLRGVEGRVLGGVSAPEGKWPWQVSVHYAGFHVCGGSILNEYWVLSAAHCFDRDKSVKAYDMYVGLKNLKVAGNDTQWFEVNQVILHPTYEVNHPIGGDVALVQLKSRIVFSESVLPVCLPPPEVNLTGVDCWATGWGLVSQRGATSDELQEAQLPLIPVPLCQILYGHTSYVLPNMLCAGDIRNRKTVCEGDSGGPLVCEFNRSWLQIGIVSWGRGCAYPLFPGVYARVSYFSSWIYYNIKTTPLPVEPMPSLSPALGATLAVLVAMLAGPPVL; encoded by the exons ATGGCCACCCCCCCATCCGCCGGTGGCCGATGCCCGGCCTTTGCCCTgggcttgctgctgctgctgctcctcatGGGGACCCCCACCGGGGTCGCCGCTGCGGTCCGCGGACACCCTAAGAGCCAGGGGATTTCTCTGAGTAACAACAGGG CTTGTGGCCTGCGTGGTGTGGAAGGGCGCGTCCTGGGCGGCGTCTCGGCCCCCGAGGGGAAGTGGCCGTGGCAGGTCAGCGTGCACTATGCGGGGTTCCACGTCTGCGGCGGCTCCATCCTCAACGAGTACTGGGTGCTGTCGGCCGCGCACTGCTTCGACCg GGACAAGAGCGTTAAGGCTTACGACATGTACGTGGGCCTCAAGAACCTCAAGGTAGCCGGCAACGACACCCAGTGGTTCGAGGTGAACCAGGTGATCCTGCACCCCACATACGAAGTGAACCACCCCATCGGAGGCGACGTGGCCCTGGTGCAGCTGAAGTCCCGCATTGTGTTCTCCGAGTCCGTGCTCCCCGTCTGCCTCCCGCCTCCGGAAGTGAACCTCACCGGCGTGGACTGCTGGGCAACCGGATGGGGGCTGGTCTCACAGCGAG GCGCCACCTCTGACGAGCTGCAGGAGGCCCAGCTCCCTCTGATCCCAGTGCCCTTGTGCCAGATCCTCTATGGACACACATCCTACGTCCTGCCGAACATGCTGTGTGCTGGGGACATCAGGAACAGGAAGACTGTATGTGAG GGTGACTCCGGGGGCCCACTGGTCTGTGAGTTCAACCGCAGCTGGCTGCAGATTGGAATCGTGAGCTGGGGCCGCGGCTGCGCCTACCCGCTGTTCCCTGGAGTGTATGCCCGAGTGTCCTATTTTTCCAGCTGGATATATTACAACATAAAAACGACACCCCTTCCTGTTGAGCCcatgccctccctctcccccgccCTGGGAGCCACCCTCGCTGTCCTTGTGGCCATGCTGGCCGGCCCGCCAGTGTTGTGA